The Apibacter raozihei genome contains a region encoding:
- a CDS encoding GYDIA family GHMP kinase, with protein sequence MDSVKTFRSKGKILLTAEYTVLDGALALAVPTQQGQSLNVHFSNQKNNRITWLAYKNNGELWFTCILDVIKNQIVSTNKPELAATLLQIFHEVHELGSPIFNEDFGYECETQLEFPEDWGLGSSSTLINNIAKWSKVNPYHLLSKTFGGSGYDIACADAETPITYQLMNGEPLVKDAFISSSISDNLIFVHLNKKQNSREGIQQYRKKEKSQDLINTITQITKAVNKPKCTFKKFSELMVLHEQSISEFLGIPTVKEEIFSDYPGFIKSLGAWGGDFVMAENTENSQQYFNQKGFKTTKRYDEFLI encoded by the coding sequence TTGGACTCAGTTAAAACTTTCAGAAGCAAAGGAAAAATATTACTAACAGCAGAATATACTGTACTGGATGGAGCATTAGCTCTAGCAGTTCCAACACAGCAAGGACAATCACTAAATGTACACTTTTCAAATCAGAAAAATAACAGAATTACATGGCTTGCCTATAAAAATAATGGTGAATTATGGTTTACTTGTATACTTGATGTGATTAAAAATCAAATTGTTAGTACTAATAAGCCAGAACTGGCAGCAACCCTGTTGCAGATATTTCACGAAGTACATGAATTAGGCTCACCTATTTTTAATGAAGATTTTGGATATGAATGTGAAACCCAGTTAGAATTTCCAGAAGATTGGGGCTTAGGTTCAAGCTCAACATTAATCAATAATATAGCTAAATGGTCAAAAGTTAATCCATATCATCTGCTATCCAAAACTTTTGGGGGCAGTGGTTATGATATAGCCTGTGCTGATGCTGAAACGCCCATTACATATCAACTTATGAATGGTGAACCATTAGTAAAAGATGCATTTATATCCTCATCTATATCTGATAATTTAATTTTTGTACATCTAAATAAAAAACAAAATTCCAGAGAAGGAATCCAGCAGTATCGAAAAAAAGAAAAATCACAGGATTTAATTAATACCATAACTCAAATCACGAAAGCTGTAAACAAACCAAAATGTACTTTTAAAAAATTTTCAGAACTTATGGTTTTACATGAACAGTCCATCTCTGAATTTTTAGGAATACCTACAGTTAAAGAAGAAATATTCTCCGATTATCCCGGTTTCATTAAAAGTTTAGGAGCTTGGGGCGGAGACTTTGTTATGGCTGAAAATACAGAAAATTCCCAACAATACTTCAATCAGAAAGGATTTAAAACTACGAAAAGATACGATGAATTTCTGATTTGA
- a CDS encoding S8 family serine peptidase, with protein sequence MKRKLLTIISVFSVILLSAQTTEQKKKMTKSYDYNKIEKVKKELILQNNLRQKTLNNYLNKFKVLPFSNDEAQGKLAVGINPDGSLVYIGTFNEGSAKTIGARNVNLNLGLNGEGLYAGVWDSGLIRRSHIEFVTQGGSSRIELGTDSITALSSHSTHVGGTIAAAGVSPANTIKSVTYPAGYSKGMAPKALIKSYDFTNDLSEMMVFGTNGYLVSNHSYGITLIVNGKPYYGANWWGLGAYDYTSYKIDQIAHLNKYYQMVFAAGNDRNYGSQLNTVNPGYELVTTYGVAKNVLTVAAVYEQLNYTGASSVTMSTFSNYGPTDDSRIKPNISAKGVSVFSTNSTGDSNYYIDQGTSMATPAITGSILLLQEHYKNLNSKFMLSATVRGLIQHTAREAGSYDGPDYSFGWGLADIESAALAITNNTQGSLIEENKLENQKTYTKKIESSGSTPLQVSISWTDPEFTTYNGDILGYSNEGVSIIGEKDPSGAKYLVNDIDVKVDKIDKDGNVLQTYYPWRLNGKAPAEAAKNDTTNDVDNFERIDISNPDGEYLVTVSHKGSLSGSGQEYSLIITGPDMKTLNAEDIDLKEITTKIYPIPAKNQVFVVLNEKAKYTLFEMTGKILSSGNFVQGTNVLNTSSLPTGTYLVKIDYGNKIETKKIIVQ encoded by the coding sequence ATGAAAAGAAAACTATTAACTATCATATCGGTTTTTTCAGTGATTCTTCTTAGCGCTCAAACAACAGAACAGAAAAAGAAGATGACAAAATCTTACGATTATAATAAGATAGAAAAAGTTAAAAAGGAACTTATCTTACAAAATAATTTAAGACAGAAAACGCTAAATAATTATTTGAATAAATTTAAAGTTTTACCTTTTTCAAACGATGAAGCTCAGGGTAAACTGGCTGTTGGAATTAATCCGGATGGAAGCTTAGTTTATATTGGCACATTTAACGAAGGCTCGGCTAAAACTATAGGCGCAAGAAACGTTAATCTCAATCTGGGATTAAACGGAGAGGGTTTATATGCAGGGGTTTGGGATAGCGGATTAATACGAAGAAGTCATATTGAATTTGTCACACAAGGAGGAAGTTCCAGGATTGAGCTGGGAACAGATAGTATTACAGCATTAAGTAGCCATTCAACGCATGTAGGAGGTACTATTGCAGCAGCAGGAGTGTCTCCTGCGAATACCATAAAATCCGTAACGTATCCAGCAGGTTATTCCAAAGGTATGGCACCTAAAGCGTTGATAAAATCATACGATTTTACTAATGATTTGTCCGAAATGATGGTTTTTGGAACTAATGGTTACTTGGTTTCCAATCATTCCTATGGGATAACCTTGATAGTCAATGGTAAACCTTATTATGGGGCTAATTGGTGGGGACTGGGAGCATATGACTATACCAGCTATAAAATAGATCAGATTGCTCATCTGAATAAATATTATCAGATGGTTTTTGCTGCCGGAAACGATAGAAACTATGGTTCTCAACTAAATACAGTAAATCCAGGATACGAATTGGTAACAACTTATGGAGTAGCAAAAAATGTTTTAACAGTGGCGGCTGTTTATGAACAACTTAATTATACCGGAGCTTCTAGTGTTACCATGTCAACCTTTAGTAACTACGGACCAACAGATGATAGTCGGATAAAACCAAATATTTCAGCAAAAGGAGTGTCTGTTTTTTCAACAAACTCAACCGGAGATTCAAATTATTATATTGATCAAGGTACATCCATGGCAACACCTGCTATTACCGGATCTATTCTTCTTTTACAGGAACATTATAAAAATCTGAATTCTAAATTTATGCTTTCTGCTACAGTGAGAGGACTGATCCAACATACAGCCAGAGAAGCTGGTTCCTATGACGGTCCGGATTACTCTTTCGGCTGGGGATTGGCAGATATTGAATCTGCTGCTTTAGCAATTACAAATAATACTCAAGGTTCACTCATAGAAGAAAATAAATTAGAAAACCAGAAGACATATACTAAAAAAATTGAATCTTCCGGATCTACTCCTCTTCAGGTTTCAATTTCATGGACAGATCCTGAATTTACTACCTATAATGGTGATATTTTAGGATATTCTAATGAAGGGGTTTCCATAATAGGAGAAAAAGATCCTAGTGGAGCTAAATACCTGGTTAACGATATAGATGTTAAAGTAGATAAAATAGATAAAGATGGTAATGTTTTACAAACGTATTATCCATGGAGATTAAATGGTAAAGCTCCAGCAGAAGCTGCTAAGAATGATACAACCAATGATGTAGATAATTTTGAAAGAATAGACATTTCAAATCCAGATGGAGAGTATTTGGTAACAGTCTCACATAAAGGGAGTTTATCAGGTTCAGGACAAGAATATTCATTAATAATTACAGGGCCTGATATGAAAACCTTAAATGCGGAAGATATAGATTTGAAAGAAATTACAACAAAAATATATCCAATACCGGCAAAGAATCAGGTTTTTGTAGTATTAAATGAAAAAGCTAAATATACTTTATTTGAGATGACAGGCAAAATACTTTCTTCAGGTAATTTTGTTCAAGGGACAAATGTATTAAATACATCTAGTCTTCCAACAGGAACCTACTTAGTAAAGATAGATTATGGTAATAAAATAGAAACAAAGAAAATAATAGTTCAGTAA
- a CDS encoding putative porin: MTRIKIFLICLFVGSFLFAQVKENDKKNPPETNIKSGSANDSVKIYNPTIQSYKYWKEESPKTIFDTVLTIDKYYKNRMYNFKDYFGSMPFSNIGEAANQLLYSTKINSSIDLMPAGKSSNILGVEDIRYFDVQTPMTEFQYNNGYKQGHSLSSLFTHNINSRINYSIQYKGLRSEGKYMDQLASSNTLLFTTNYHTKNRRYQLWGHYMVANVNNEENAGIMYPENFENGDSRFKNRNRMEMNLSGANSKYEKRRFYIGQQLGLFSSGENLYPVSLRNILSYETTHYTYGETSTLNTFFDTQDNMFDGTNIKGHYNSKKLRKFTNFTSATFNWTDKLLFEAGLKYEHLEFKFDRPVDSSINYPQHIEDNRIGAAGNLTFNWKEGVILKSKAEALTGDTFKNSYFIDNHLVIQPIKNYYLDANLGIKSQIPSLNLLYNQSFYKKFNYFTENPSNERILQAGGTLHLKPFNTRIRAQFYDLNKYTYIDENAQPQQSGASVNIVQIGLQNSFQFKKFHLETHLAYQKVTNNSQILPLPEFVGRATFYYQSKAFKNHAEYQLGLNAYYFSKFKSRIFFPVTNEFRLQSSTENYNIGEYPVFDIFLQFKVKRMMIILEGQHFNSSLTGYDFYSTPLNPYTDFRLNVGVLWYIFT; the protein is encoded by the coding sequence ATGACTAGAATAAAAATTTTTTTAATTTGTTTATTCGTAGGAAGTTTTTTATTTGCTCAGGTAAAAGAAAATGATAAAAAAAATCCACCGGAAACCAATATCAAATCAGGATCCGCAAACGATTCTGTAAAGATTTATAATCCAACTATACAGTCGTATAAATATTGGAAAGAAGAATCACCCAAAACTATTTTTGATACCGTTTTAACCATTGACAAGTACTACAAAAATAGAATGTACAATTTTAAAGATTACTTTGGAAGTATGCCTTTTTCAAATATTGGAGAAGCAGCCAATCAATTATTATATAGTACAAAAATTAATTCGTCCATAGATTTAATGCCAGCTGGAAAATCATCAAACATATTGGGAGTTGAAGACATACGATATTTTGATGTTCAGACACCTATGACCGAATTTCAGTATAACAATGGCTATAAACAAGGACATTCCTTATCCAGTTTATTTACACATAATATTAATTCACGTATCAACTACTCCATACAATATAAAGGGTTGAGATCAGAAGGAAAATATATGGATCAGCTTGCGTCCAGTAATACACTCCTATTTACAACCAATTATCATACAAAAAATAGAAGATACCAGTTATGGGGGCATTATATGGTTGCAAATGTAAATAACGAAGAAAATGCTGGAATTATGTATCCCGAAAATTTTGAAAATGGAGATTCTCGTTTTAAAAATCGTAACAGGATGGAAATGAATTTATCAGGGGCAAATTCCAAATATGAAAAACGAAGATTTTATATAGGACAGCAGTTAGGCCTTTTTTCATCTGGAGAAAATTTATACCCTGTGTCACTTAGAAATATTTTATCTTACGAAACTACTCATTATACGTACGGAGAAACCAGCACATTAAATACCTTTTTTGACACTCAGGATAATATGTTTGACGGAACTAATATCAAAGGACATTATAATTCAAAAAAACTAAGGAAATTTACCAATTTTACTTCGGCAACTTTTAACTGGACAGATAAATTGCTTTTTGAAGCCGGACTAAAATACGAACATTTGGAATTTAAGTTTGACAGGCCTGTAGATTCAAGCATTAATTATCCGCAGCATATTGAAGACAACAGAATAGGAGCAGCAGGTAACCTGACTTTCAATTGGAAAGAAGGAGTAATTTTGAAATCAAAAGCGGAAGCTTTAACAGGTGATACATTTAAAAACTCCTATTTTATTGATAACCATTTAGTAATTCAGCCGATTAAAAACTACTACTTGGATGCCAATTTGGGAATTAAATCACAAATTCCATCTCTGAATCTGCTTTATAATCAAAGTTTTTATAAAAAATTTAATTACTTTACGGAAAATCCATCAAATGAAAGAATTTTGCAAGCTGGTGGTACATTGCACCTAAAACCTTTTAATACCAGAATCAGGGCGCAGTTTTATGATTTAAATAAATATACCTACATAGATGAAAATGCACAGCCACAACAATCTGGTGCATCAGTAAATATTGTTCAAATAGGTTTACAAAACTCTTTTCAGTTTAAAAAATTTCATCTTGAAACTCATTTAGCGTATCAAAAAGTAACAAATAACAGTCAGATTTTGCCTTTACCGGAATTTGTAGGGAGAGCAACATTTTACTATCAATCCAAGGCATTTAAAAATCATGCAGAATATCAACTGGGCTTAAATGCCTATTATTTTTCAAAATTTAAATCCAGAATATTTTTTCCTGTTACCAATGAGTTTAGACTACAATCTTCCACAGAAAATTATAATATAGGAGAATATCCGGTATTTGATATTTTTTTACAGTTTAAAGTAAAAAGAATGATGATTATACTGGAAGGGCAACATTTTAATTCCAGTCTCACCGGGTATGATTTCTATAGTACACCCTTAAATCCTTATACTGACTTCCGCTTAAATGTAGGAGTGCTTTGGTATATTTTTACATAA
- the infB gene encoding translation initiation factor IF-2 translates to MSGIRLSKVLKDLNISLDRAAEYLHSQNVEIEKNPNVKLDQGAYKLLVTEFSEDKLKKDASLDVVINKIPEKKKEEKPIQQEVIKAKAEEISKPKTLGKIDLNAQKPKINTPQKEEEKVEAPKQDLVTEKKEEITTGAKTSGIKIIGKMSAEDLQRSKEPTHPVKRVKEKEKTKDDQPVKQEVQPVVKAEQTPPAQPAPKMDKVVEKKQEEPDEPERITTQYQKLDGPKMTGQKIDLSQFERPKKTNTNKDSNAEKKKRKRIVKDSKVDVNQVAKTINGDKKPAGNQQGQNNNRNFKKGGNNTGGNRRFTGGGNNNRNVRPVELTDEQVKNQIKETLEKLTSKGGKSKSSKFRRDKRIQRREQEAEQFELESRDNTIKVTEFITVNELASLMNVSPTEIISACFSLGVMVTMNQRLDADTMVLVADEFGYKIEFTDSEVDDSAIEDVKDDEKDLIHRAPIVTVMGHVDHGKTSLLDYVRKANVIAGESGGITQHIGAYNVKLNNGQQITFLDTPGHEAFTAMRARGAQVTDLAIIVVAADDNVMPQTKEAISHAQAAGVPMIFAINKIDKPNSNPDKIKEELAQMNLLVEDWGGTIQSQEISAKFGNNVDVLLEKVLLEAEILDLKANPNRIANGVVIEAALDKGRGYVSTVLVQNGTLKVGDYLLAGKNHGKVRAMLDERGRPMKEAGPSVPVTILGLDGAPTAGDKFRVFEDEREAKQIANKREQLMREQSIRTQKHITLDEIGRRIALGDFKELNIILKGDVDGSVEALTDSLQKLSNDQIQINIIHKGVGQITESDVLLAAASDAILIGFNVRPNMSAKDLADKEEIEIRTYSIIYDAINDVKEAMEGMLSPEIKEQIMGNVEIREVFKISKVGTIAGCMVLDGKITRNAKIRIIREGIVVYTGELESLKRFKDDVKEVTKGYECGLNVKNYNDIQIGDLLEAFEEVEVKKKLKI, encoded by the coding sequence ATGTCGGGTATTCGATTAAGTAAAGTATTAAAAGACCTTAACATCTCTCTTGACAGAGCTGCGGAATATTTGCATTCCCAAAATGTTGAGATAGAGAAGAACCCTAACGTTAAGTTAGATCAAGGGGCGTATAAACTATTAGTTACTGAATTTTCAGAAGATAAACTAAAAAAAGATGCGTCTTTAGATGTGGTCATTAACAAAATTCCAGAAAAAAAGAAAGAAGAAAAACCGATTCAGCAAGAGGTTATTAAAGCAAAAGCAGAAGAGATATCTAAACCTAAAACTTTAGGAAAGATAGACTTAAATGCTCAAAAACCTAAAATTAATACACCTCAAAAAGAAGAAGAAAAAGTTGAAGCGCCTAAGCAAGATCTAGTTACTGAGAAAAAAGAAGAAATAACTACAGGTGCAAAAACATCAGGAATTAAAATTATAGGAAAAATGTCAGCAGAAGATTTGCAAAGATCTAAGGAGCCGACACATCCTGTAAAGAGGGTTAAAGAAAAAGAGAAGACAAAAGATGATCAACCGGTGAAACAGGAAGTTCAGCCAGTTGTTAAAGCAGAACAAACGCCACCTGCACAACCAGCTCCTAAAATGGATAAAGTTGTTGAGAAAAAACAGGAAGAGCCTGACGAACCAGAAAGAATTACGACTCAGTACCAAAAACTTGATGGGCCTAAAATGACGGGACAAAAAATTGATTTATCTCAATTTGAGCGCCCTAAGAAGACCAATACAAACAAAGATAGTAATGCGGAAAAGAAAAAAAGAAAGCGTATTGTTAAAGATTCAAAGGTAGACGTAAATCAGGTAGCGAAAACTATCAATGGTGATAAAAAACCTGCGGGTAACCAGCAAGGACAAAATAATAACAGGAACTTCAAAAAAGGTGGGAATAACACCGGTGGTAATAGAAGATTTACAGGAGGAGGTAATAACAACCGTAACGTAAGACCTGTTGAATTAACTGACGAACAAGTTAAAAATCAAATAAAAGAAACTCTTGAAAAGCTTACTTCCAAAGGAGGGAAATCTAAGAGTTCTAAATTTAGAAGAGATAAAAGGATTCAGAGAAGAGAACAAGAAGCAGAACAATTTGAATTAGAAAGCAGAGATAACACTATTAAAGTGACCGAGTTCATTACAGTAAATGAATTAGCCAGCTTAATGAATGTATCTCCTACAGAAATTATATCTGCTTGTTTCTCATTAGGAGTCATGGTTACCATGAATCAACGTTTAGATGCTGATACCATGGTTCTGGTAGCTGACGAATTTGGATATAAGATCGAATTTACAGATTCTGAGGTTGATGACTCAGCAATAGAAGACGTTAAAGATGATGAAAAAGATTTAATCCACAGAGCCCCTATTGTTACTGTAATGGGTCACGTGGATCACGGAAAGACTTCTCTTTTGGATTATGTAAGAAAAGCGAATGTAATAGCCGGAGAATCCGGAGGAATCACTCAGCACATTGGAGCTTACAACGTTAAATTAAACAACGGACAGCAAATAACATTCTTAGATACGCCGGGTCACGAAGCCTTTACCGCAATGAGAGCAAGAGGAGCTCAGGTTACGGATTTAGCTATTATTGTAGTAGCTGCTGACGATAACGTAATGCCTCAAACAAAAGAAGCTATCAGCCATGCTCAGGCAGCTGGAGTACCGATGATTTTTGCTATAAATAAAATAGATAAACCAAATTCAAATCCGGATAAGATCAAAGAGGAATTAGCTCAAATGAACTTATTGGTAGAAGACTGGGGGGGAACAATTCAGTCCCAGGAAATTTCAGCTAAATTTGGAAATAATGTCGATGTTTTACTAGAGAAAGTTTTATTAGAAGCAGAGATTTTAGATTTAAAAGCAAATCCTAACCGAATTGCAAATGGAGTAGTTATTGAAGCTGCTTTAGATAAAGGAAGAGGATATGTTTCCACAGTGTTGGTTCAAAATGGAACTTTGAAAGTAGGTGATTATCTTTTAGCAGGTAAGAACCATGGAAAAGTAAGAGCTATGCTTGACGAAAGAGGAAGACCTATGAAAGAAGCAGGTCCTTCTGTACCGGTTACTATTTTGGGGCTGGATGGAGCGCCAACTGCCGGAGATAAATTCAGAGTTTTTGAAGATGAAAGAGAAGCTAAACAGATAGCTAATAAGAGAGAGCAGCTGATGAGAGAACAATCCATCAGAACTCAAAAACATATAACTCTAGATGAAATAGGTAGACGTATAGCTTTAGGAGACTTTAAAGAACTTAATATCATTCTTAAAGGAGACGTGGATGGTTCGGTAGAAGCCTTAACAGATTCTTTACAAAAACTATCAAATGATCAGATTCAAATCAATATCATTCATAAAGGGGTAGGACAGATTACAGAATCTGATGTATTGCTTGCTGCAGCTTCAGATGCTATCCTAATAGGATTTAATGTACGGCCAAACATGAGTGCTAAAGATTTAGCAGATAAAGAGGAAATTGAAATACGTACTTACTCAATTATTTATGATGCGATTAATGATGTGAAAGAAGCAATGGAAGGTATGCTTTCTCCTGAAATTAAAGAGCAGATTATGGGTAACGTCGAAATCAGAGAGGTTTTCAAAATATCTAAAGTCGGAACAATTGCAGGATGTATGGTTCTTGATGGTAAAATAACAAGAAATGCTAAAATCAGAATTATCAGAGAAGGCATTGTAGTTTATACCGGAGAGTTGGAAAGTCTTAAACGATTCAAAGATGATGTGAAAGAAGTAACTAAAGGATACGAGTGTGGTTTGAATGTCAAAAACTATAACGATATCCAGATAGGTGATTTATTAGAAGCGTTTGAGGAAGTAGAAGTCAAAAAGAAATTAAAAATTTAA
- a CDS encoding acyl-CoA thioesterase: MDNSIFKISMKVRDYECDAQGIVNNANYQHYYEVARHEFLEENNLNFYELHQQGTDLVLISIHVKYLVPLQGSNKFLCTVDSLQKEGIRYFFNQKIIRESDGKICSEAKAEVVAVVKGRVSLPTVLDQAFSKYI; encoded by the coding sequence ATGGATAATTCAATTTTTAAGATATCGATGAAAGTGAGGGATTACGAATGTGATGCCCAGGGAATAGTGAATAATGCAAATTACCAACACTATTACGAAGTTGCAAGACATGAATTTTTAGAAGAAAATAATTTGAACTTTTACGAACTTCATCAGCAGGGAACCGATTTAGTGTTGATAAGTATCCATGTGAAATACTTAGTTCCTTTACAAGGATCAAATAAATTCTTATGTACAGTAGATTCTTTGCAAAAAGAAGGAATAAGATATTTTTTTAATCAGAAAATAATTCGGGAATCAGATGGTAAAATATGTTCAGAAGCAAAAGCAGAAGTGGTAGCAGTAGTTAAAGGAAGAGTTAGTTTACCCACAGTTTTAGATCAGGCATTTTCAAAATATATATAA
- a CDS encoding S8 family serine peptidase produces MKKNLLFAFLAFYSLANSQTIEERKRVIETYDKEMQVSVERVINTFENERKSKIESYLIRNPDVKRQYVKDGIIYGIAEISEFGTPVFNRTFNQGAAQTIGANALQSGGELGLEINGENMVAGIWDGGIAMPNHVEFSGNRLIKKDSVANHYHATHVAGTIMAQGIDTKAKGMASVAKAHSYHWDNDIAAMQKFASQGYIVSNHSYGLASIHSSGYVLPTYYYGAYLASTYNADLVAYSNKSYQIVKSAGNDLDEWSYINPHKKGYELITAQGVAKNVLTVAAVENVSNYTGPSSVKLAYFSSPGPTDDGRIKPNIASKGVGVYSTYFDANNPTETNKYASMSGTSMASPGITGGVLLIQQYFNSLNGKFMKSATVRGLVQHTAKEAGDADGPDYRYGWGLADFKKSALTISGSKTGEAILEENILENGTDYTKEFNVNGDTEPLIVSISWTDLPAANYNSKRATDPDDIYLVNDLDVRVIDTQGNTYYPWKLNGKNPSLAATKGDNLVDNFERIDILKPVAGKYTVKVSHKGDLKELNAANSQVSGNQEYTLLVTGANIKTLGNEDISTTEFKTKIYPVPAHGNINVSVNQKVDFTIFDMAGKIISVGNLTDGENKVDITGLTTGVYLIKLNNGTKIETKKIIVQ; encoded by the coding sequence ATGAAAAAAAATTTATTATTTGCTTTTTTAGCATTTTATAGTTTGGCTAATTCACAAACTATTGAAGAAAGAAAAAGAGTTATTGAGACCTACGACAAAGAGATGCAGGTTTCAGTCGAGAGGGTTATTAATACATTTGAAAATGAAAGAAAGAGTAAGATTGAATCATATCTAATCCGAAATCCAGATGTTAAAAGACAATATGTTAAAGATGGGATAATCTATGGAATAGCTGAAATTTCTGAATTTGGAACACCAGTATTTAATCGTACATTTAATCAGGGAGCTGCACAAACTATTGGTGCTAATGCCTTACAATCTGGCGGGGAATTAGGTTTAGAAATTAATGGAGAAAATATGGTGGCAGGTATCTGGGATGGAGGAATAGCAATGCCTAATCATGTTGAATTTTCAGGTAATAGATTAATTAAAAAAGATTCAGTAGCTAATCATTATCATGCAACACATGTGGCAGGTACAATAATGGCTCAGGGAATTGATACAAAAGCTAAAGGAATGGCATCAGTGGCTAAAGCACATAGTTATCATTGGGATAATGATATTGCAGCCATGCAGAAGTTTGCTTCTCAAGGATATATAGTCTCAAACCATTCATATGGTTTAGCCAGTATTCACAGTTCTGGTTATGTTTTACCTACCTATTATTATGGAGCTTATTTGGCTTCTACTTATAATGCAGACTTAGTAGCTTACTCCAATAAAAGCTACCAGATTGTAAAATCAGCAGGAAATGATTTGGATGAATGGAGTTATATAAATCCTCATAAAAAAGGATATGAATTGATTACCGCTCAAGGTGTTGCTAAAAATGTTTTAACCGTTGCAGCAGTAGAAAATGTTTCAAACTATACCGGTCCGTCTTCAGTAAAATTAGCTTATTTCAGTAGTCCCGGGCCTACAGATGATGGAAGAATTAAACCGAACATAGCGAGTAAGGGGGTAGGAGTATACTCTACATATTTTGATGCTAATAATCCAACAGAGACAAATAAATATGCATCGATGAGTGGTACTTCTATGGCATCTCCAGGAATAACAGGAGGTGTTCTGCTTATACAACAATACTTTAACAGTTTAAACGGGAAATTTATGAAATCAGCTACAGTAAGAGGTCTTGTACAACATACTGCAAAAGAAGCTGGTGATGCAGATGGACCCGATTACAGATATGGTTGGGGATTAGCCGATTTCAAGAAATCTGCTTTAACTATTTCCGGAAGTAAAACCGGAGAAGCTATTTTAGAAGAAAACATTTTAGAAAACGGAACTGATTATACGAAGGAATTTAATGTAAACGGTGACACAGAACCTTTGATCGTATCTATATCATGGACAGATTTGCCAGCAGCTAATTACAATAGTAAAAGAGCTACTGATCCGGATGATATATATTTAGTAAATGATTTGGATGTAAGAGTAATTGATACTCAAGGCAATACATACTATCCTTGGAAATTGAATGGCAAAAATCCATCATTGGCAGCAACAAAAGGAGATAATTTGGTAGATAACTTTGAAAGAATAGATATCTTAAAACCTGTTGCAGGAAAATATACAGTTAAAGTATCTCATAAAGGAGATTTAAAAGAATTAAATGCTGCTAACTCACAAGTTTCCGGTAATCAGGAGTATACGCTGCTAGTGACAGGGGCAAATATAAAGACGTTAGGAAATGAAGATATATCGACGACAGAATTTAAAACAAAAATATATCCTGTTCCTGCTCATGGGAATATAAATGTTTCTGTTAATCAAAAAGTAGATTTTACGATTTTTGATATGGCTGGAAAAATTATTTCGGTAGGAAACTTAACAGATGGCGAAAATAAAGTGGATATAACAGGATTAACTACCGGCGTGTATTTAATCAAATTAAATAACGGAACAAAAATAGAAACTAAGAAAATTATTGTTCAGTAA
- a CDS encoding nucleotidyltransferase family protein has translation MKAMIFAAGLGTRLKPFTENHPKALAIVNGKTLLERNIQYLKSFGINDIVINIHHFGQQIIDFLKYHNYFDCQIEISDEREAVLETGGGLKKAEPFLQENSFLLMNVDILTDLDLNSMIRFHEQYQPLVSLAVSDRNSSRKLFFSNNSLVGWSNLTSGDSVFKDGFSLSDTDAFAFSGIHVVNPKLFKLMQERGKYSIIKTYLDIMETQNILGYKHSAQLIDVGKPESIQEAEKYFA, from the coding sequence ATGAAGGCAATGATATTTGCCGCAGGTTTAGGGACTCGTTTAAAGCCTTTTACTGAAAACCACCCTAAAGCCTTGGCTATAGTTAATGGTAAGACATTACTTGAGCGTAATATTCAATATTTAAAATCTTTTGGGATTAATGATATAGTTATCAATATACATCATTTTGGCCAGCAGATTATAGATTTTTTAAAATACCATAACTATTTTGATTGTCAAATTGAAATATCAGATGAAAGAGAAGCAGTTTTAGAAACCGGAGGCGGCTTGAAGAAGGCAGAGCCATTCTTACAAGAAAATTCCTTCCTGCTAATGAACGTTGATATTTTAACAGACTTGGATCTTAATTCTATGATAAGGTTTCATGAGCAGTATCAGCCATTGGTAAGTTTGGCCGTTTCAGACAGAAATTCTTCACGGAAACTTTTTTTTTCAAATAATAGTCTTGTAGGATGGAGTAATTTAACCTCAGGAGATTCAGTCTTTAAAGATGGATTTTCTCTATCAGATACAGATGCTTTTGCATTTAGTGGTATTCATGTAGTAAATCCAAAACTCTTTAAATTGATGCAAGAAAGAGGTAAATATTCAATTATTAAAACATACCTTGATATAATGGAAACCCAGAATATTTTAGGCTACAAACATTCTGCGCAGCTTATTGATGTTGGTAAACCGGAATCAATTCAAGAAGCAGAAAAATATTTTGCTTAA